One stretch of Clupea harengus chromosome 2, Ch_v2.0.2, whole genome shotgun sequence DNA includes these proteins:
- the tnfsf11 gene encoding tumor necrosis factor ligand superfamily member 11 isoform X1 → MAANEYRSYLRNHLEMETGQPRFHAAQSTAPTYRSLIFGTLAVIGLLQVASSVAILLHLTGYLREVDLSSTQPLEEMRTEPYLADALKDPRKRTKCPKKREVIPEAHLPIRGPIDFSNTEDEKTVMIHWNDQYGRLKKIRYSDGRILVEKGGLYYVYAKTCFRHYVQGAGSSSDQPDVSNAQLIQYVYHEKHTQSTIKPVLLMKSGSTMRWDDKHYNMYCVQQGRGIHLNQGDGIFVNVSNSWLLDPEPEGSYFGALKLGTINELC, encoded by the exons ATGGCAGCTAATGAATACCGTAGTTACCTGCGGAACCATCTCGAAATGGAGACCGGTCAGCCGCGATTTCATGCTGCCCAAAGTACTGCGCCGACTTATAGATCACTTATTTTTGGAACTCTTGCTGTAATTGGATTGTTGCAGGTCGCGTCAAGTGTTGCAATTTTGCTACACTTAACTGGGTATCTACGCGAG GTAGATCTTTCCTCAACCCAACCATTAGAG GAGATGAGAACTGAACCGTACCTCGCGGATGCCCTGAAGGATCCAAGGAAAAGAACCAAATGCCCCAAGAAGAGAGAAGTGATCCCTGAGGCCCATCTTCCTATCAGAGGACCCATTGACTTCTCCAACA CAGAAGATGAGAAGACTGTTATGATCCACTGGAATGATCAGTATGGGCGGTTGAAGAAGATCCGATACAGTGACGGGCGGATCCTGGTGGAAAAAGGGGGATTGTACTATGTCTATGCCAAGACCTGCTTTCGGCACTATGTTCAGGGCGCAGGCTCCTCTTCCGACCAGCCAGACGTGAGCAACGCCCAGTTGATCCAGTATGTTTACCATGAGAAGCACACCCAGTCTACCATCAAACCTGTCCTTCTCATGAAGAGTGGTAGTACCATGAGGTGGGATGACAAACACTACAATATGTACTGTGTGCAACAAGGGAGGGGTATCCACCTCAATCAAGGGGATGGCATCTTTGTGAATGTGTCAAACTCCTGGTTACTGGACCCAGAGCCTGAGGGGAGTTACTTTGGTGCTTTGAAACTGGGCACTATCAATGAACTCTGTtaa
- the tnfsf11 gene encoding tumor necrosis factor ligand superfamily member 11 isoform X2: protein MAANEYRSYLRNHLEMETGQPRFHAAQSTAPTYRSLIFGTLAVIGLLQVASSVAILLHLTGYLREVDLSSTQPLEEMRTEPYLADALKDPRKRTKCPKKREVIPEAHLPIRGPIDFSNKDEKTVMIHWNDQYGRLKKIRYSDGRILVEKGGLYYVYAKTCFRHYVQGAGSSSDQPDVSNAQLIQYVYHEKHTQSTIKPVLLMKSGSTMRWDDKHYNMYCVQQGRGIHLNQGDGIFVNVSNSWLLDPEPEGSYFGALKLGTINELC, encoded by the exons ATGGCAGCTAATGAATACCGTAGTTACCTGCGGAACCATCTCGAAATGGAGACCGGTCAGCCGCGATTTCATGCTGCCCAAAGTACTGCGCCGACTTATAGATCACTTATTTTTGGAACTCTTGCTGTAATTGGATTGTTGCAGGTCGCGTCAAGTGTTGCAATTTTGCTACACTTAACTGGGTATCTACGCGAG GTAGATCTTTCCTCAACCCAACCATTAGAG GAGATGAGAACTGAACCGTACCTCGCGGATGCCCTGAAGGATCCAAGGAAAAGAACCAAATGCCCCAAGAAGAGAGAAGTGATCCCTGAGGCCCATCTTCCTATCAGAGGACCCATTGACTTCTCCAACA AAGATGAGAAGACTGTTATGATCCACTGGAATGATCAGTATGGGCGGTTGAAGAAGATCCGATACAGTGACGGGCGGATCCTGGTGGAAAAAGGGGGATTGTACTATGTCTATGCCAAGACCTGCTTTCGGCACTATGTTCAGGGCGCAGGCTCCTCTTCCGACCAGCCAGACGTGAGCAACGCCCAGTTGATCCAGTATGTTTACCATGAGAAGCACACCCAGTCTACCATCAAACCTGTCCTTCTCATGAAGAGTGGTAGTACCATGAGGTGGGATGACAAACACTACAATATGTACTGTGTGCAACAAGGGAGGGGTATCCACCTCAATCAAGGGGATGGCATCTTTGTGAATGTGTCAAACTCCTGGTTACTGGACCCAGAGCCTGAGGGGAGTTACTTTGGTGCTTTGAAACTGGGCACTATCAATGAACTCTGTtaa